One part of the Humulus lupulus chromosome 9, drHumLupu1.1, whole genome shotgun sequence genome encodes these proteins:
- the LOC133799695 gene encoding uncharacterized mitochondrial protein AtMg00820-like: MITRAKSGIFRPKLVSSILDRVPIEPSCFTEANKHQVWKAAMQQEITSLNSQGTWNLVSPPQDAKIIGCKWVYKVKLHADGTVERYKARLVSKGYHQTHGLDFHETFSLVIKPTTIRLVLNIAVSRHWAIKQLDIQNAFLLGDLAETV; encoded by the coding sequence ATGATCACACGGGCCAAGTCAGGTATATTTAGACCCAAGTTGGTATCAAGTATCCTTGATCGTGTGCCTATTGAACCATCTTGCTTTACTGAGGCAAACAAACACCAAGTCTGGAAAGCTGCTATGCAGCAAGAAATCACTTCTTTAAACTCCCAGGGCACCTGGAATTTAGTTTCCCCACCTCAAGATGCCAAAATCATTGGCTGTAAATGGGTGTACAAAGTTAAATTACATGCTGATGGAACGGTTGAACGGTACAAGGCCCGCTTGGTGTCTAAGGGTTACCATCAAACCCATGGTCTTGACTTTCATGAGACCTTTAGCCTCGTCATTAAACCCACAACTATTCGTCTTGTCCTCAATATTGCAGTATCTCGGCATTGGGCTATTAAACAGTTGGATATTCAGAATGCATTTCTTCTTGGTGATCTTGCTGAAACTGTTTAA